The Chloroflexota bacterium genome window below encodes:
- a CDS encoding Gfo/Idh/MocA family oxidoreductase — MADVMRLGFAGLGEAATLVVPEVAQLPYVELTAAADMRQAARERFAQEYEAAVFPTVEELCAYPHVDAIYIATPHELHAQHVITALEHDKHVIVEKPMALTIDDCERMNETAEKRGLKLMCGHTKSFDPPIRKMREIITSGQLGKLWMVNTWNYNDFLVRPYPDRELIVSRGVVLNQGPHQVDIIRLLGGGMVRSVRAITTNRGDPTRPEGAFGCFMEFEDGAFATLIFTGYGYFDTGELTWWLGEATYPGRNQDSRKAFNKIRGSERERILQELKNDTRYGEPGSKAYGHEGSDKLRQYGWGEHRDPSWAAGHQRFYGLTVASCEKGEMRQSQDGILIYGDGEVTEVPITDKVFGRQAEITELYEAVMHGQPMFHDGRWGEATLEVCLGMLQSSAERREIMMAHQVPVKEPSRRV, encoded by the coding sequence ATGGCGGACGTCATGCGGCTCGGCTTCGCCGGGCTCGGGGAGGCCGCGACGCTCGTTGTCCCTGAGGTCGCGCAGCTCCCTTATGTAGAGCTCACCGCCGCCGCGGACATGCGACAGGCCGCGCGTGAACGGTTCGCCCAGGAGTACGAGGCGGCGGTCTTTCCCACGGTCGAGGAGCTGTGCGCTTATCCCCATGTCGACGCCATCTACATCGCCACACCCCACGAGCTGCACGCCCAACACGTGATCACCGCCCTCGAGCACGACAAGCACGTCATCGTCGAGAAGCCGATGGCCCTGACGATCGACGACTGCGAGCGGATGAACGAGACGGCGGAGAAGCGGGGGCTCAAGCTCATGTGTGGCCACACCAAGAGCTTCGACCCACCGATCCGGAAGATGCGGGAGATCATCACGAGCGGCCAACTCGGCAAGCTGTGGATGGTCAACACCTGGAACTACAACGACTTCCTCGTGCGCCCGTACCCGGACCGCGAGCTGATCGTGAGTCGCGGCGTCGTGCTGAACCAGGGGCCGCACCAGGTGGACATCATCCGGCTGTTGGGCGGTGGCATGGTGCGCAGCGTGCGCGCGATTACGACGAACCGGGGTGATCCTACCCGTCCGGAAGGTGCTTTTGGCTGCTTCATGGAGTTCGAAGACGGCGCGTTCGCCACTCTCATCTTCACCGGCTACGGCTACTTCGACACGGGGGAGCTGACCTGGTGGCTCGGCGAGGCGACCTATCCTGGCCGCAACCAGGACTCGCGCAAGGCATTCAACAAGATTCGCGGGTCCGAGCGGGAGCGCATTCTCCAGGAGCTGAAGAACGACACGCGCTACGGCGAGCCCGGCTCGAAGGCCTACGGCCATGAGGGGTCGGACAAGCTGCGCCAGTACGGCTGGGGTGAGCACCGCGATCCCTCGTGGGCGGCGGGTCACCAGCGGTTCTACGGGCTGACTGTGGCGAGCTGCGAGAAGGGCGAGATGCGCCAGTCGCAGGATGGCATCCTGATCTACGGCGACGGCGAGGTTACCGAGGTCCCGATCACCGACAAGGTGTTCGGTCGGCAGGCGGAGATTACGGAGCTGTACGAGGCGGTTATGCACGGCCAGCCCATGTTCCACGACGGCCGCTGGGGGGAGGCGACGCTTGAGGTCTGCCTCGGCATGCTGCAATCCTCTGCCGAGCGGCGCGAGATCATGATGGCCCACCAGGTACCGGTCAAGGAGCCGTCGCGGCGCGTTTAG
- a CDS encoding Rieske 2Fe-2S domain-containing protein, with amino-acid sequence MEPHEVHELLTRIGPGTACGDLMRRYWQPAALSEELPVGGAPLPIRLLGEDLVLFRDDLGKPGLLGIHCPHRGADLSYGRVEDGGLRCIYHGWLFDRTGQCLEQPGEPAGSTFHERIRQTAYPCVERARTIFTYMGPGEPPLFPRYEFLTLPDENVLATKLLHECNYLQANEGNIDLSHLTFLHYTARNRGIGGGLNNEGGRPDLGPQAQVDGRGAAPGVDSADAELTSYGIRSYKIRRDFGPDKYQLYLTEFVLPNFTAFPGPLRGDGGFGINWHVPIDDTHNWKYTFTFCRDRPIGEEWGHNAAVRTDCYVPKRNKANRYLQDRESMMWESYTGMGVDFVIHDLAATESQGPIQDRAQEHLGAMDRPLVLERQVLLKAILDLQEGVEPVNVARDPSRNAFRIIANNGVYPESRPWRQVARDLEAEVRV; translated from the coding sequence ATGGAGCCGCATGAAGTCCATGAGCTGCTGACACGGATTGGACCGGGCACCGCATGCGGCGACCTCATGCGCCGGTACTGGCAGCCAGCGGCATTGTCCGAGGAGCTACCGGTCGGCGGCGCGCCCTTGCCCATCCGTCTGCTCGGCGAGGATCTTGTGCTCTTCCGCGACGACCTGGGCAAGCCAGGTCTCCTGGGCATTCACTGTCCGCACCGCGGCGCTGACCTGTCATACGGGCGGGTCGAGGATGGCGGGCTGAGGTGTATCTACCACGGCTGGCTCTTCGACCGCACGGGCCAATGCCTTGAGCAGCCGGGCGAGCCGGCGGGCAGCACCTTCCACGAACGGATCCGGCAGACGGCGTACCCCTGTGTCGAGAGGGCGAGGACAATCTTTACGTATATGGGGCCTGGCGAGCCGCCCCTGTTCCCGCGATATGAGTTTCTGACCCTGCCCGACGAGAACGTGCTCGCGACCAAGCTGCTCCACGAATGCAACTACTTGCAGGCAAACGAGGGGAATATCGACCTTTCGCACCTGACCTTCCTGCACTACACGGCGCGGAATCGCGGCATTGGCGGCGGACTGAACAACGAAGGAGGGCGACCCGACCTTGGTCCGCAGGCCCAGGTCGATGGTAGAGGAGCCGCTCCTGGCGTTGATTCAGCCGATGCCGAGCTGACGTCCTACGGCATCCGGAGCTATAAGATTCGCCGTGACTTCGGGCCCGACAAGTACCAGCTGTATCTGACAGAGTTCGTCCTGCCCAATTTCACGGCCTTTCCCGGTCCGCTACGCGGCGACGGTGGATTCGGCATCAACTGGCACGTCCCCATCGACGATACGCACAACTGGAAGTACACCTTCACCTTTTGCCGCGATCGACCCATCGGCGAGGAGTGGGGGCACAACGCGGCTGTGAGGACGGATTGCTATGTGCCCAAGCGGAACAAAGCGAACCGTTACCTGCAGGATCGCGAGTCGATGATGTGGGAGTCGTACACGGGCATGGGCGTCGACTTCGTCATTCACGATCTGGCCGCCACTGAGAGCCAGGGTCCCATTCAGGACCGGGCGCAGGAGCACCTCGGGGCGATGGACCGCCCGCTCGTTCTGGAGCGCCAGGTCTTGCTGAAGGCGATCCTCGATCTGCAGGAGGGGGTGGAGCCGGTCAACGTCGCTCGCGACCCGAGCCGAAACGCATTCCGCATCATCGCAAACAACGGCGTCTACCCGGAGTCCAGGCCATGGCGCCAGGTTGCTCGGGACCTGGAGGCCGAGGTTCGGGTGTGA
- a CDS encoding ABC transporter substrate-binding protein translates to MTLLARPGWVWGLLAIVFLTACSVPAAQPPSSPSGSTGAPASRTPKRIVGAIFGNPNNIVSRMNNAQVTVPGAGTIEQLVNAGLGDVDGDGKIRPQLAEAIPSTENGLWKLFPDGQMETRWNIKPNAKWQDGTPVTASDFVFTTTVDQDTDLPILRNAGYQSVEAVLAPDPSTVVVRWKQPYIDADTMFTSQSTTAFGLPLPRHLLEEAYTADKTSFLSLPYWTTDYVGTGAYSVAEFVPGSHVLFRAVDTYVAGRPKIDEIEVRFIQDLNVIITNLMSGAVDLTFGRGFSIEQVLEVRQQWQEGRAEVTPRAWIVIHPQFMNPTPPIISDVRFRKAMMYATDRQQLMDTLEGGFTSVAHAYLGPSEPEYNEVADAAVKYEFDQRKAGQMLEELGYTKGSDGMYRDASNQRLSVEMRTYGIRVSDDATVSIADAWTRFGVATDPLIVPPQRITDREYMATFPSFLMYRQPNAASDLGRLRGPLAPTAETKFVGSNYARYVDPEFDSIINRFLTTIPRQERIQILRDAVRYISDNLNLMGLFYDAEISFFNNRLVNVNARETRVWDIQSWDTRS, encoded by the coding sequence ATGACGCTCTTGGCTCGCCCCGGCTGGGTCTGGGGCCTCTTGGCCATCGTTTTCCTCACTGCGTGCAGCGTCCCCGCGGCTCAACCGCCGTCCTCGCCATCCGGCTCGACCGGCGCTCCGGCGTCCCGAACGCCGAAGCGGATCGTCGGCGCAATCTTCGGCAATCCGAATAACATCGTCTCTCGCATGAACAACGCGCAGGTGACGGTTCCCGGGGCTGGAACCATCGAACAGCTCGTCAACGCTGGTCTTGGCGACGTCGACGGTGACGGAAAGATCCGACCGCAGCTCGCGGAGGCGATCCCTTCCACGGAGAATGGCCTCTGGAAGCTGTTCCCCGACGGGCAGATGGAGACCAGATGGAACATCAAGCCAAATGCCAAGTGGCAGGACGGAACGCCCGTCACCGCGTCGGACTTTGTCTTTACCACAACCGTGGACCAGGACACCGACCTGCCCATCCTGAGGAACGCCGGCTACCAGTCGGTCGAGGCCGTGCTTGCGCCTGACCCCAGCACCGTCGTTGTCCGCTGGAAGCAGCCGTACATCGATGCCGACACGATGTTTACAAGCCAGTCGACGACGGCGTTCGGGCTCCCGCTTCCGAGGCACCTGCTCGAGGAGGCCTACACCGCTGACAAAACCAGCTTCCTGTCTCTGCCCTACTGGACGACGGACTACGTCGGAACTGGCGCCTACTCGGTCGCCGAGTTCGTGCCCGGAAGCCACGTCCTGTTTCGCGCGGTGGACACGTACGTCGCCGGGCGGCCAAAGATCGACGAGATCGAGGTGCGCTTCATCCAGGACCTGAACGTCATCATTACAAATCTTATGAGCGGTGCGGTCGACCTCACATTCGGCCGTGGGTTCTCCATCGAGCAAGTCCTCGAGGTTCGCCAGCAATGGCAGGAGGGTAGGGCGGAGGTTACGCCGCGCGCGTGGATCGTGATCCATCCGCAGTTCATGAACCCAACGCCGCCGATCATCAGCGACGTCCGGTTCCGGAAGGCCATGATGTATGCCACCGACCGGCAGCAGCTGATGGACACGCTGGAGGGTGGGTTCACCAGTGTGGCGCACGCATATCTTGGCCCAAGCGAGCCCGAGTACAACGAAGTGGCCGACGCGGCGGTCAAATATGAATTCGATCAACGGAAAGCCGGGCAGATGCTGGAGGAGCTGGGCTACACCAAGGGCTCGGACGGCATGTACCGAGACGCGAGCAATCAGCGTCTCAGCGTCGAGATGCGCACGTACGGCATCCGCGTGTCCGACGACGCCACGGTGAGTATTGCCGATGCCTGGACGCGGTTCGGCGTGGCGACCGATCCGCTGATCGTGCCGCCCCAGCGCATCACGGATCGGGAGTACATGGCGACGTTCCCGTCGTTCCTCATGTACCGCCAGCCAAATGCGGCCAGCGATCTCGGACGGCTCAGGGGCCCCCTTGCGCCGACGGCCGAGACAAAATTCGTCGGCAGCAATTACGCACGCTACGTGGACCCCGAGTTCGACAGCATTATCAACCGATTCCTTACGACAATTCCGCGTCAGGAGCGCATCCAGATCCTTCGCGACGCGGTCCGATACATCTCAGACAACCTGAACCTCATGGGGCTCTTCTACGACGCGGAAATCTCGTTCTTCAACAACCGGCTCGTCAACGTGAACGCTCGCGAGACGCGCGTCTGGGACATCCAGAGCTGGGACACCAGGAGCTAA
- a CDS encoding extradiol ring-cleavage dioxygenase: MGRIVAALASSHAFALEDPSRWDAGRARNRAMYARRYGVEPPNHPQIAAETLESNQARYAHIRDAFAASRQKLAEVKPDVLLFIGDDQNENLTEDNLPQVAIYLGDHFLAGSRDPAVQPLRYECAPAVARAILTHCVESDIDMASIAKLPGDVLKAHAFGPVLRVVDPEARVPVIPIFVNAIHVPAPTPARCYYLGETLRSAVEQLPGDLRVAVYASGGLSHFTGGYPWKHYEGPFGYGSISESFDHWLIERMNAGDGRALAEITNKEIIANGEIELRSWITMLGAIGDARPERLVYEPFYQGIMGMGVGCWDLHASTGSV, encoded by the coding sequence ATGGGCAGGATCGTCGCCGCACTGGCATCGTCCCACGCATTTGCGCTCGAGGACCCGTCCCGATGGGATGCCGGCCGAGCGCGGAACCGCGCGATGTACGCGCGAAGGTATGGCGTGGAGCCACCCAACCACCCGCAGATCGCGGCCGAGACGCTCGAGTCGAACCAGGCACGCTATGCCCATATTCGTGATGCCTTCGCTGCTTCGCGACAGAAGCTGGCAGAAGTGAAGCCTGACGTCCTGTTGTTCATTGGCGATGACCAGAATGAGAACCTTACCGAGGACAATCTACCGCAGGTGGCAATCTACCTGGGAGACCACTTCCTCGCCGGGAGCCGGGACCCAGCTGTTCAGCCACTGCGCTATGAGTGTGCGCCAGCTGTCGCGAGAGCTATCCTCACGCACTGCGTCGAGTCGGACATCGACATGGCGTCCATCGCAAAGCTACCAGGGGACGTGCTCAAGGCGCATGCGTTCGGTCCGGTGCTGCGCGTCGTCGACCCCGAAGCCCGCGTCCCGGTCATTCCGATTTTCGTGAACGCGATCCACGTGCCCGCGCCGACGCCCGCCCGCTGCTACTATCTCGGGGAGACGCTCCGCAGCGCGGTAGAGCAGCTCCCGGGGGATCTGCGTGTCGCGGTCTATGCCAGCGGCGGCCTCAGCCACTTCACCGGGGGCTACCCCTGGAAGCACTATGAGGGACCTTTCGGGTATGGGTCGATCAGCGAGTCGTTCGACCACTGGCTGATCGAGCGCATGAACGCCGGCGACGGGCGCGCCCTTGCCGAGATCACGAACAAAGAGATCATCGCCAACGGCGAGATCGAGCTGCGAAGCTGGATCACCATGCTCGGTGCCATAGGAGACGCACGCCCGGAGCGACTGGTCTACGAGCCGTTCTACCAGGGCATTATGGGCATGGGAGTCGGCTGCTGGGATCTCCATGCCTCGACGGGCTCCGTGTGA
- a CDS encoding DNA mismatch repair protein MutS, producing the protein MTCCSILFKDVNQAAGLGELGAPACFRDLNLDQVVEAIVAGREEYALEPFFSAPLRDVDAITYRHEVFRDLERQPVWDSIMAFARAMLAMREHLAQADKLYYKYQKESWFLDAVSIYTKAVTGLRAGLTGAPIASRGLVAFEEYLSGYVGSTPFASLVGDANDLQDEFARIAYCLQIEGDRITVSRHESETDYAAEVEATFQRFRQGDVTDYRAKFSSRPEMNHVEAGILDRVALLYPDLFRALDSFCDRHSEYVDQTIARFDREIQFYAAYMEYMHRFTAAGLAFCYPQVSDHSKEVSACETFDLALANRLVPQRTLVVCNDFSLQDPERVVVVTGPNQGGKSTFARTFGQLHYLASLGCPVPGKRARLFVFDQLFTHFEREEQLASLRGKLEDDLVRIHDILTAATSSSIIILNEIFTSTTFRDALSLSTKVLGRITQLDCLCVCVTFLDDLSSLSATTVSMVSTVAPDDPAVRTYKIVRRPADGRAYAAALAAKYGLSYARLKERIAR; encoded by the coding sequence GTGACCTGCTGCAGCATCTTGTTTAAAGATGTCAACCAGGCGGCCGGGCTGGGCGAACTGGGCGCCCCTGCCTGTTTTCGCGATCTGAATCTCGACCAAGTGGTCGAGGCGATCGTCGCTGGCCGTGAGGAATACGCGCTCGAGCCGTTCTTCTCCGCACCGCTGCGGGACGTCGATGCGATCACCTACCGGCACGAAGTCTTCCGCGACCTCGAGCGTCAGCCCGTGTGGGACAGCATCATGGCATTCGCTCGCGCCATGCTCGCCATGCGGGAGCACCTAGCCCAGGCCGACAAGCTCTACTACAAGTACCAGAAGGAAAGCTGGTTCTTGGACGCGGTGTCGATTTACACCAAAGCCGTCACTGGCCTCCGGGCGGGGTTGACCGGGGCTCCCATCGCATCACGCGGTCTTGTCGCCTTCGAGGAATACCTCTCGGGCTATGTCGGATCCACACCATTCGCCTCGCTGGTCGGTGACGCAAACGACCTGCAGGATGAGTTCGCGCGGATCGCCTATTGTCTCCAAATCGAGGGCGACCGTATCACTGTAAGCAGGCATGAGTCCGAAACGGACTATGCGGCAGAAGTGGAGGCCACGTTCCAGAGGTTTCGCCAAGGCGACGTCACAGACTATCGAGCCAAGTTTTCCAGCAGGCCCGAGATGAACCACGTAGAAGCCGGCATTCTAGACAGAGTCGCTCTTCTGTACCCCGATCTCTTTCGGGCCTTGGACAGCTTCTGCGATCGCCATAGCGAGTATGTGGACCAAACCATCGCCAGATTCGATCGAGAGATTCAGTTCTATGCGGCGTACATGGAGTACATGCACCGGTTCACGGCGGCCGGCCTGGCGTTCTGCTATCCGCAGGTGTCAGATCACTCCAAGGAGGTCTCAGCCTGCGAGACCTTCGACCTCGCCTTGGCCAACCGACTCGTCCCTCAGCGCACCCTGGTGGTGTGCAACGACTTCTCCCTGCAGGATCCGGAGCGGGTGGTCGTCGTGACTGGCCCGAATCAGGGGGGCAAGTCGACCTTCGCCCGAACCTTCGGGCAACTTCATTATCTGGCCAGCCTCGGTTGTCCGGTGCCCGGCAAAAGGGCCAGGCTCTTCGTATTCGATCAGCTGTTCACGCACTTCGAGCGCGAGGAGCAGCTCGCGAGCCTGCGGGGGAAGCTCGAGGATGATCTCGTGCGAATTCACGACATTCTTACGGCCGCCACTTCGTCCAGCATCATCATTCTGAACGAGATCTTCACCTCGACCACATTCAGAGATGCGCTCTCTCTCAGCACCAAGGTCCTAGGGCGCATCACGCAGCTGGACTGCCTCTGCGTCTGTGTGACATTTCTGGACGACCTCTCCTCTCTCAGTGCGACCACCGTCAGCATGGTCAGCACCGTGGCGCCCGACGACCCGGCGGTGCGCACCTACAAGATCGTCCGGCGGCCCGCCGATGGTCGTGCGTATGCGGCTGCCCTGGCCGCGAAGTACGGTCTGAGCTACGCGCGCTTGAAGGAGCGGATCGCACGATGA
- a CDS encoding DNA mismatch repair protein MutS — MKAFLMYPNRDFDLGAELPTQEAELTQDLGLDVLFDAMALGDPFLRDVARKAVLSSLEDPREIVYRQRVLRDCIEQSTVVREIYAIAVEAIERERKIWRSFLPSPDSVLHGATEVLDGFMPLLRRLRSIADAHGGQFQSDGFARFFQMVRTELDDEYLQCVDDHLKRLRFRHGVLVSARLGKGNKGVDYVLRKPRQFKRGWWRWLPFRGSSPLTLVIAPRDEAGTQALSELRRRGINLTANAVAQAGDHILSFFGMVRAELGFYIACLNLLSQLIAKGEPVCFPESLAGERPMLSGRGLYDVCLSLRMRGRVVGNDLDADDMRLVVITGANQGGKSTFLRSVGLAQLMMQCGMVVAAERFRANTCAGVFTHFKREEDPTMESGKLDEELGRMSKIADRVTPHGMVLFNESFAATNEREGAEIASGIIRALLDANVKVFFVTHSFELAHYWYGEERDVGRFLRADRLADGTRTFRLVEGEPLPTSHGEDLYRRIFEEGEGVAPVTLRA, encoded by the coding sequence ATGAAGGCGTTCCTGATGTATCCGAACCGAGACTTCGATCTGGGCGCGGAGCTCCCGACGCAGGAAGCGGAGCTCACGCAGGACTTGGGGCTGGATGTGCTTTTCGATGCGATGGCACTCGGCGACCCGTTCCTGCGTGATGTGGCACGGAAGGCAGTACTGTCCAGCCTCGAGGACCCGCGCGAGATCGTCTACCGGCAGCGCGTGCTTCGCGACTGCATCGAGCAGTCGACCGTTGTTCGGGAGATCTACGCCATCGCCGTCGAGGCGATCGAGCGGGAGCGGAAGATCTGGCGCAGTTTCTTGCCATCCCCCGACTCCGTGCTGCACGGCGCGACCGAGGTCCTTGATGGGTTCATGCCCCTGCTGCGAAGGCTGCGGTCCATCGCCGACGCACACGGCGGGCAGTTCCAATCCGATGGATTTGCCAGGTTCTTTCAGATGGTCCGCACGGAGCTTGACGACGAGTATCTCCAGTGCGTCGACGATCACCTGAAACGGCTCCGGTTTCGCCATGGCGTGCTGGTCAGCGCCCGGCTAGGCAAGGGGAACAAGGGTGTCGACTACGTGCTGCGGAAGCCGCGACAGTTCAAGCGGGGATGGTGGCGGTGGCTTCCCTTCCGAGGAAGTTCGCCCCTCACCCTTGTCATCGCGCCCCGCGATGAAGCGGGGACACAGGCGCTATCCGAGCTGAGGCGCCGGGGCATCAACCTCACGGCCAACGCCGTCGCCCAAGCCGGCGATCACATTCTCAGCTTCTTCGGGATGGTGCGAGCCGAGCTGGGCTTCTACATCGCCTGTCTCAATCTGCTGAGCCAGTTGATAGCGAAGGGTGAGCCGGTATGTTTTCCCGAGTCTTTGGCAGGAGAGAGACCAATGCTCTCTGGCCGCGGGCTGTACGACGTCTGCCTCAGTCTGCGCATGCGAGGCAGGGTCGTCGGCAATGATCTGGATGCCGATGACATGCGACTGGTCGTGATCACTGGCGCGAACCAGGGTGGGAAGTCGACGTTCCTGCGAAGCGTGGGCCTCGCCCAGCTGATGATGCAGTGCGGCATGGTTGTGGCAGCCGAGCGGTTCCGTGCCAACACCTGTGCCGGCGTCTTCACGCACTTCAAGCGCGAGGAAGATCCGACGATGGAGAGCGGGAAGCTGGACGAAGAGCTCGGCAGGATGAGCAAGATCGCCGACCGGGTGACCCCGCACGGCATGGTCCTCTTCAACGAGTCGTTCGCGGCGACGAACGAACGCGAGGGCGCCGAAATTGCCAGCGGTATCATCCGGGCACTGTTAGATGCGAACGTCAAGGTTTTCTTCGTGACCCACTCGTTTGAACTGGCGCACTACTGGTACGGCGAGGAGCGAGACGTCGGGCGCTTCTTGCGAGCTGACCGGCTAGCCGATGGGACCCGGACCTTTCGACTGGTCGAGGGTGAGCCTTTGCCCACCAGCCACGGTGAGGACCTCTACCGGCGCATCTTCGAGGAGGGAGAGGGCGTCGCGCCGGTGACCCTCCGCGCGTGA
- a CDS encoding HEAT repeat domain-containing protein yields the protein MTTVYCTECWAEQLPGAKTCWRCGADVATVPEIDYVTKLIRALDHPEPDTPARAAAILGELHAERAVGPLCHVVTERNELGLLESAATALGQIGRIEAIPALEHLLERPSFLTVRLRAIEALAAIGGPGAYQALRWAADNDPSMRVRQAAQRSLGMASPATAQS from the coding sequence ATGACGACCGTCTACTGCACAGAGTGCTGGGCTGAGCAGCTCCCAGGCGCCAAAACCTGCTGGCGGTGTGGGGCCGACGTCGCAACGGTGCCGGAGATCGACTACGTCACGAAGCTCATTCGCGCCCTTGACCATCCGGAACCCGACACCCCTGCACGCGCCGCTGCGATCCTGGGTGAGCTTCACGCCGAGCGAGCGGTCGGGCCGCTTTGTCATGTCGTCACCGAGAGGAATGAGCTTGGACTGCTCGAGTCGGCGGCGACGGCACTCGGCCAGATCGGGCGCATTGAAGCGATACCCGCGCTCGAGCATCTCTTGGAGCGCCCAAGCTTTCTGACTGTTCGGCTCCGGGCGATTGAAGCGCTTGCTGCCATCGGTGGGCCAGGAGCATATCAGGCGCTCAGGTGGGCCGCGGACAACGATCCTTCGATGCGCGTGCGCCAAGCGGCGCAGCGGTCACTCGGGATGGCCTCACCCGCCACTGCGCAGTCGTAG
- a CDS encoding dynamin family protein, translating into MMDELLSTVADAADLFAEIGADTAAERGRLERLHEQLVEVRLHVAVLGQFKRGKSTLLNALLGEPLLPFGVTPVTSIPTWLSGGPQRLVRVIFQDGRHQEFASDDPAELAATLVEFISERANPHNERQVDRVEVEHPSHLLQRGVVFIDTPGIGSTFQHNTQTTFDLLPQCDAALFVVSADPPVTEVEVDFFQAVQRHVARAFYVLNKADCLDEADREEVVEFLRSTLATKGVFGEQLAIWVVSARQGLEARVSGNVALWADSGMAVVEQHLLDFLAEDKERTVRAAVSSKAEALVIDALFRVRLQGRTLDLSLAELEQRLATFEAKVKEAEQQRLTLQDLLDGDRRRVIAFINEEATLLNKRICDSLAGVVEGAATPAGNPAELARIGRARTAEAIPQLFEELFTQETATIDQRLQAVLTGHQERADELICSVQQTAAELFEIPYGGVPAHNPLEIRHRPYWTTHDWSSLFNPIPISPSLLERLLPMDRRMRRLKHRLVDEATRLVSRNVENLRWAVVQNVEDSFRSFALDLDQNWERIITAIRGAVEMARGRLAAMDAGADRERERLRTLERQCLELAHALRLARPAPVQPVITAANGPELPSWERIDPVKHT; encoded by the coding sequence ATGATGGACGAACTGCTTTCGACCGTCGCGGATGCCGCGGATCTCTTCGCGGAGATCGGCGCGGACACTGCCGCCGAGCGCGGCCGGCTGGAGCGACTCCACGAGCAGTTGGTGGAGGTTCGGCTCCACGTGGCCGTTCTCGGCCAGTTCAAGCGGGGCAAGAGCACGCTGCTCAACGCCCTGCTGGGGGAGCCCCTTCTTCCCTTCGGCGTCACACCGGTGACGTCCATCCCGACCTGGCTCTCGGGGGGACCCCAACGGCTCGTGCGGGTGATCTTCCAGGATGGGCGCCACCAAGAGTTCGCCAGCGATGATCCCGCGGAGCTGGCCGCCACGCTGGTCGAGTTCATCTCTGAGCGGGCTAACCCCCACAACGAACGCCAGGTTGACCGGGTGGAGGTGGAGCATCCGAGCCATCTGCTCCAGCGTGGGGTGGTGTTCATCGACACTCCGGGGATCGGCTCGACATTTCAGCACAATACCCAGACGACATTTGATCTCCTCCCACAGTGTGATGCCGCTCTGTTCGTCGTCTCCGCCGATCCGCCGGTCACGGAAGTCGAGGTCGACTTTTTCCAAGCGGTCCAGCGACACGTGGCTCGCGCGTTCTACGTCTTGAACAAAGCTGACTGTCTCGATGAGGCGGATCGTGAGGAGGTCGTCGAGTTTCTCCGCAGCACCCTGGCTACCAAAGGAGTCTTCGGGGAGCAACTCGCCATTTGGGTCGTCTCCGCGCGGCAGGGGCTCGAGGCGCGAGTCAGCGGGAATGTCGCACTCTGGGCGGATAGCGGGATGGCCGTCGTGGAGCAGCACCTCCTCGACTTTCTCGCCGAGGACAAGGAGCGCACGGTGCGTGCGGCGGTCTCGTCGAAGGCTGAGGCCCTCGTTATCGACGCGCTCTTTCGAGTCCGCCTGCAAGGGCGTACGCTCGATCTATCGCTGGCCGAGCTCGAGCAGCGCCTCGCGACGTTCGAGGCCAAGGTGAAGGAAGCTGAGCAGCAACGGCTCACGTTGCAGGACCTGCTCGACGGTGACCGCCGCCGGGTCATCGCTTTCATCAATGAGGAAGCGACACTGCTGAACAAACGGATTTGCGATTCGCTGGCCGGGGTCGTCGAGGGAGCAGCGACGCCGGCGGGCAATCCCGCCGAGCTGGCCAGGATCGGGAGAGCTCGCACCGCCGAAGCAATCCCGCAGCTCTTCGAGGAGCTCTTCACACAAGAGACCGCGACCATCGACCAGCGCCTCCAAGCGGTCCTCACCGGTCATCAAGAGCGTGCCGACGAGCTGATATGCTCAGTCCAACAGACGGCCGCAGAGCTGTTCGAAATCCCCTATGGAGGCGTGCCAGCGCACAACCCCCTGGAGATCCGGCATCGGCCCTACTGGACGACCCACGACTGGAGCTCACTCTTCAATCCCATTCCGATCTCGCCAAGCCTCTTGGAGAGACTGCTTCCGATGGATCGTCGCATGAGGCGCCTGAAGCATCGATTGGTGGATGAGGCGACGCGGCTCGTCTCCCGCAATGTCGAGAATCTCCGCTGGGCCGTGGTTCAAAACGTAGAGGACAGCTTCCGCAGCTTCGCTCTCGATCTCGATCAGAATTGGGAGCGCATTATCACCGCCATTCGCGGGGCGGTGGAAATGGCGCGAGGCAGACTGGCTGCTATGGACGCGGGAGCTGACCGAGAACGGGAACGGCTTCGGACCCTGGAGCGTCAATGCCTGGAATTAGCGCACGCGCTTCGCTTAGCCAGGCCCGCGCCCGTTCAGCCCGTCATCACAGCGGCAAACGGGCCTGAGCTACCGTCTTGGGAACGGATAGACCCAGTCAAGCACACGTGA